CCTCGACGCGTGCGAGTGTTTCCCATTCACTTGTCAAAGGATTATCGTAATACATTTGAAGAGGATGAAATTGCAACGCGGATATTGTAAAAAAGACAAgcgaattttacaatttttcgaaataatcgtgtgACGAAATAGATGACAGCATCAACAAATGCAATTAACGCAATGATGGTCGATTATACTTTAATATGCAATTAATTATGTTTTATAAGGTTGTTATTTGTTTTGTAATATACTATCGATGCTGTACACTCTACTGAACGATTCTGTCCACTTAGATTATTTCGTTTATACcttaattttttcataattaCTGCTTTTTAACGATTTTGCATTGGGCAGCAGAGAGCGATTGTGGCGCCTCTTGTGGAGAAAAAACGAAGCTCCTTCCGGggttcgtacagcgccaattagtccggtggcaaaacgctcaaactgttagccaaacaGTGGCGCCACTTGCGGCGATATTTGGAAGTTCtgttttggctaacagtttgagcgttttgccaccggactaattggcgctgtacgaaccCCGAAAGGAGCTTCGTCTTTTCTCCACAAGAGGCGCCACCTTCGCTTTCCTTTACAAAATGCAGAGTtgcataaaaatattaattatagcaGTATTAGGGCCTAATAACGTAAACCAAGTACACAGATCTGTGCAGTAGACTCTGCTGCAtcgatttaatattaaaaaacaaatgataaaattgtAAAACATAATTAACTGTTTTTTTCAAGTTTATCTCACTATTACGTTAAttaatcatgttttggattaaTGATATCAGCTCTTCTCACATGAAATAGATGCAGCAGACTCTCCTGAATAAATCTGTGCCCTTTGTTTATCGTTTTACGCCATAATTTTGCAGTTATTAATGTTTTTAGGCAACCCTGCATTTTGTAAATAAAGCGGAAGTGGCGCCTCTTGCGGAGAAAAACTGAAGCTCCTTTCGGggttcgtacagcgccaattagtccggtggcaaaacgctcaaactgttagccaaaacaGAACTTCCAGATTTCGCCGCAAGTGGCGCCACTGTTTGGCtagcagtttgagcgttttgccaccggactaattggcgctgtacgaaccTCGAAAAAAGCTTCATGACTTTGCCACGAGAGGCGCCACAAGTCGATATCCGGCGGTAGAtttgaattattttaaaataaaagaagTTAAACTCTCTGTCCACGTATCTGTGTGCGGATATATCTACATTGCTTTTCATAGGAAATGCGCTATTAAGTTTCCGTGatgtaaaattttatttttctgcATTTCATCAAATAagatacaataatacaattaaacttatacataaaatataggAAATAAGAACACAAATGAATCCTCTAAAGAAATTTTAGTGGAATCGGGTCAGGACTTACGATATAGGAATGGACAAGAGATAGAACAGACCGAGCAACTGATTGTTAACGACTGGGCAAACAATCGGAACTCTACcgtatatacatacatttatTGAAAAAATTACCAGAAAACAAGGCATCAACAATGTGATTGGATAAATCTAAAAacattatgaaattctttttcgcTTACTGATTTCCATAAAAATATAACCGTACTCTATACAATAGGAACACATTCCACTCACTACATATATGGTATATGCATAACATGAAATATAGTTTTCAAAATACAACAACGTCATTCGATCCATGGAACATTTATTTACGTGATAGTTTGATTCGCGGAAGACTGTTGTACGTAATAATTTTGCGTGTCGTGTAAATACTGTTCTACATACTCTCGTTTGTCAAAATGATCGATGCAGGGTGCGGAAACTAACTGAGAATATGAGTGCGGAGTTACtgataaattgaataaaaaagaTATGCGATGAATAGGCTGTTGATTGACTCTTGACGAAGAAAACTGCGTCGATGAGATATTTGGCACTAATATTGCAAAGTCTCCACGCAGTTATCCAgcgtaaaataattattaaccgTACTCTAGTTCACGGATGTCGTACGGCTTTTATCTACCGCCTGTTTGGCGCAGCTCCTCCAGCTACAAATACACATCATGTATGTTTTAAAAAGAAATCGAAACTGTTTAATACCATAAAAAAAACTAACGAAGTCTTTGGTTGCGCACCTCTTTCTCATCGTCGAcctcgtcttcgtcttcgtcatCGGATCCGTGAACCGAAGCAGCAGGAGTAGTGTGTCTCGAAGATGAGGGCGATGGTGGTTCGCTGATTGGCCTTGGATAACTGAAACGGCCTACACCGCCTTCCGCGTATTCCGAAGCCAGTTCCGGATAAACGGTTGTTAAAGCCTTTATTCTGGCTTGACGATAGTACTGCAACAAAATGACCACGATTTAGAGCTCGATTTCGTTGCACCCGGGAAAATAACGATCGAATAGTTATGCCTACAATGCCAAGATTCCTCCAATCGAGCAAATCGCTGAGACGTTCGGTTCGGTTTCTTTGAATGATACGTTGTCGGCGACTGAGTCGCGCAAAATCGAACATGTAATGAGCCAATTGTTGAACGCTATTTTCCAAGCCAATGAACCGTCTGTCTACGATGTAGATACCGTAACTCATGGGATCGGCTATATGGTCTTCCATAAAGCAACCGAAACCGGACAGATTCGTGGTGATGCTGGGTATGCCCATGACTGTGCACTCGGCGGGTGTGTAACCCCAAGGTTCATAATAGGACGGAAATACTCCCAAGTGGCATCCTCTGACAAACTCTTCGTAGTCAAGACCGAATAATGGATTCGTAGGTGAAAGGAACTCTGGATGGAATACTATCTGCAATTTGCAACACAGACAATGGCATTGTGTCCGACGCCTAACCGTGAATAGTGGCGTATCAAGTTACCTTTACGCGGTCGTTAACAGTGTTAAACAGATTGCATCTTCGGATCGAACTTAACACCGGATCGTTCCAATCGTCTACAATATTGTGCGTGGTAATCGGCGGTAAACCGTTCCTTTGCAAAGCGTATAAACACCTAGGATGAACAATCGtgtattttatatatgattttgaacttgttaaaacgattaaagaaataatataattagccAACTAATTTCCGAATACCGTTTGATTTTAATGGTGTCTTCTTTCTGCAAAAGATCCTGAGCATCGGGCATACGTCCTGACAGACATAACTCGTACATGCGTTTGCCGATCTTCTGTTGAATATCGTTGATTGTGTCTCGCAACGCTTTGGTAACCTTCAACGGAAAAAGAACAAATCATTGGTAAACACGCGTGACATTATCTACTCGTTTGAGGTAAAAATCATTTGACTTACGGCATGACCTCGCAACGACTCGACATTGAAGTTATTTGTTCTCGCTGGGAAAATCAGGAAAGCGACTACCGTCGTGTCTGGTTTAGACGTTTTTAAATAGTGATTCAGTCTGGCGAGAGCTTCGATGAATATGTCCGCACCTTTGTTTCCAAATTCGTAGCGTCCAGCAATGAAGAAGTACAATGTTTTATCCAAATCGAAATCGTAGTGGCTAGAAAGATACACACGTACAAGACACGTGATATTTGTAAAAGTCTACCCCAATTAAACCTCATTATTTCTACACACCCGTAAAAATGTCCTCTAACGAACTCGTGTATTTTTTCTTTGCTGACAGCGTGCAAATTTTGGAATTCGTGCAAAGCGGCGAATTTCTTTACATTTAGCCCATTCGGAGTGATTATATCGGGCTTTCTTTTCAGTAAATGTTCCGCTTCGAAACCCGTTATCTCCGAAACAGTTGTGAATACATGAGCTAGATGCGTTGCTGCTCGTTCCATACAATATCTGTGATAAATCTGACGTTTTCCAGCTTCCTCGTCTACACTGAACtataaaaagaatataaaatcaATAGAGGCAAACGACAACCTGATAGAATATCGATCTTCGATCGGGTCGAGTAGGATACCTTATCTAAATTGTTGTAAAAGTCAGTCTTTCCAGCACAGAGATATCTACCAAGAAGCGTGGCGTGCGTAGTGAAAACTGTAGCTACGTCTACGTGTCGGGTTCTCAAAGCGATCAAACCCACCCCCGCTTGCCATTCGTGGCAGTGAACTACTACACGGGGTGGAACGTCGGAATATCCCTCAGCGGCTTTCCTAAAATATAATTTCGATTGAATCGAGGAACATTAGACACAGTACGGCGTGGTGATATCTAATTATCTCTACCTGAATTCTGCAATAAATTGACAGACAAGATACCCAAGGATGACTGCATCGTTTGCCTCAATATCAAGATGAGGAATACCAAGGTTGCAGGTATTCCAGAGTTCTTGCTTGTACTCATCCAACTTCCAGGCTGCACTTCCAATGTCGAATAGGATTATTTGTGGGTTTCCGTCCACTAACCAGGTTCCTGTTACCACCTCGAAAAGAActcttattttataataatataggcGGCATTGTATCGAAATATGTTCAAATTTTAGCTACTTTGTAGCAACCCGGGTAAAACAAGGAAGAgcaatgcattttatttttcggGGCAACTGCCCTTGGACTAATATTGGTCTCGAACTTGGTCTTTAGCCAAATCTTTATTCTTGGCATGGAATAAACAATTTTATCTCTACCGCTTTGACTTATGTACTTTGAATCTAGTCGGCTCTTTGTCTTTATCATTATTTTCTTGTCTTTCGTTACCCTGATTTTCTGATATATTTAATAAACGATGTTTCTATGCTTTTCGTGCTTACTTTGAATCCCTGATCACGAAGAACTTGAACGGCTATATTCAAGGGACTGTTTCGTGGAAATTCTGCTTCTTCGACTTCTGTTCTAGCAGAACTTTCTTTGTAAGGGCCAATGAGACAATATTGATCGCCCATCTCCTCCGTTGAAACAAATGCCTTGGAACGTATTACCGTATATATACCACCAACTGAAAGTAGCAAGTTTAAAATACAATGGTTACAATACGCTTTGTCTCTGTAACAATAGTATCATAAATTCTTTATACCTTTATTGGCTGCCTCCCATGCGACTTCAAAGTTCCATCGGTTCTCATGTTGGGCAGTGTACCCACGATCCATAAATTCGAACAAATCATTGGTGCTGTCCACACGATAAAATCGTCTCGATGCCCTTTCCCTTGACATTTCACCAGCTTTTCTTTAATCTATGTCTGCGCAAAGTGTACTCAGATTAATAAATACCTATCGCAGtaataattataagaaataatgagagagagaaaacatcccgtataaatatatatttcaaattctaaaataattgtCTTCCTGTTTAGGTCCACACGGTGGGCTCTTTCTTGAAACTACACAGCACGTTTTATTTCGGATACTTACGGATTCACGATGGAAAATCGGCGTACAAAAATCTGTAAAATTTCAAAGCCAGATCACAAATCCAGCGCGATACGAGAATCTATCACCTTAAAACAATACGGTTCAATATCGAATTCAAGATAAGATCCGATCGATGTAAATAGCACGGTAAATCGCACCTTTAAATTGTACTGGCAGCTGGGACCACACCGTGTCAAGATCAAGATCAAGATCGATGTGATCGGAATTTAGCGCGAGCTACGTATCCGTCGCGAATACGATTCAAGTTCGACGGGGAAATATCGTGCTGCCGAATAGAGCACGTTGCGTCTACGGGTTTATCAGAGGTCAATGACAGGCGCCGAACTATTATGTACCACTTTTATTGGGTATGTTGAACCGTGCGACGCCCgtcgagagagaaaaaagaaaaaagaaaagccaaaaataaagaataatactTACTCGAAACGCGAAGAAGATACGCTCGACTTTTTTGGCGGGAAGAAGTTCGTTGAGCAGTCTCGCCTCGAGATAATCGGAAAAATCCAAGAGAGGAGGAGCACAGGCGGGCGGACAGAACGTGCGAGTTCCGCGAGGCCAACCTCTACTGAAGGTCACCACAAACTACGAAAGGTCACAAGGGCTTACGACGGGGCCTGAAGTCGGGTTCCCGTTCCCGGCCTACTTTGTACGGCCGACGGACGAATCTTTGTTGGTTCGCTGATAAACGCATCACACTCGGATTTCTTTCGCAACGACAGATGGCACGAGATATCTCCTCGGGACCGTGTCACCAGTTTTTGGCTCGTGTTCAGCCTCTCCTCGGCTGTTCCTTCCGATCGACACGCGCATCCCACGTTTCGCCTACGTTCTCTGACGCATGGACACTTTATTTTCACGCAACTTTCGTTGCTCTTTTGCTTTCGTAAAACCTGCTATTATTACGACGCGAGTCCGCGTAACGCGGATCACAAATTTAAATTACCGTTTCCGCCCTTGTACAACACGATTGGAAAAGCGTCGACAATTCCATGATCCCAGCGCAGTGCATCTCATTCGAACACGACGACCACTTACAAGACAATTACGGAAGCGTGTATACGAAAgaaatatttgaaagagaaaccATGAAATTCTATTTGAATAAATACGCATGACCTTGGAACTATGTAGAAACGACCTCAAGAACAGATTCTTTCTATTTCTGCTTACGTTCCACGAAACAATATGACTTTGTTCTAAATATTTCGATGATTCCATTTCGCCGAGGCGCTCGAAATACCGGAGCACCGCTTTTCCCTGATCGAGGGTGAAATAACATGGTGGTATAATTAACGAATAATACAGCGAACTCTTGGCATCGAAGCAGGAGAAGCTGCATGAAACATCTATATAATCGAGCTCGTGTCGAAGGGGTTCGTTTCGAGTGGGAATCTCAGTCCGTAATCGCAATAAAATCACGTGTTATTGAGATAGTATGTCTGAAAAGTATTGCCCGGATCGGTAATGTTTTATTTTTAGAAGCGCTCGAGAGCATTACGAAAAATTTGAATTCGAAGTCGCGTGTAATTATTGCATAATATTGCAGCGCGTAGCATGCGGTAGACGTGACAATCGATCGATGAAAAATGGAACGGTTCGCGGCACCGGATTCACATGTTTTATTTGGATACTGTGTTGTATATAACACACGGATATAATTAGAATTCGTCAGAAATTGGGAGATCGGATCGAATCCGTTGCTATGCCAACTAATAATGCAGCCTAGATTAGATTTCCGCTGTTTCAACGATAAATACGTTTTACGGTGGAACAATAGCGTCGCGCGAACATAGAGGACTCTCATCGGAGACCGTTTTGTACCACAAGGTGTACCATCTATCCTTTCACCTTGTCTATGCCGCTACATAACAGGTGATTATGGTGGTCTGAATTGCGTCTATTACAGCGATTCTCTactaaaaataattgatattgtGAGACATAAACACGCGAAGAACTTGCAGGCATGGCGgtaaatattgtttatataaattatatctatCTTTAATGGCTCGAACTGCGTATGTCAATGATATCGAGCACGGCATTGGATAAGCATGCTTTGTCTTCACCGGTTAACCTATACGTTTTAAATATGCATGCTTAGATATCGTAACAATACATTCCAGTTTCGAGTCGGATGATCTATAAAAGCATTGGAATCGAATTTTGGTATAAATGTTGCTCCGATTTCTTTTCTTCTATAACAGAAGTTTTAACGAGTTGCTATGGTAACGTTTGATCAATCGGTTTCACTTATTTCAGGCGGTTGCAGCTGCGAAGGTTCACGAGGTCCGTGAGATCACTAAGATAGAACGGATCGGTGCCCACTCTCACATCAGAGGTTTAGGCTTGGACGATAGCCTAGAACCACGCCATGTAATTATTTCGTTTCTAAATATTTCTTTATGTTCCAAAGCCCAAGGTCATTCGTGTTTACATTACTCTAATTTGATTAAATAGGTGTCTCAGGGTATGGTCGGTCAGTTGATGGCACGCCGGGCAGCCGGCGTTGTCCTGGAAATGATCAAAGATGGAAAAATAGCTGGTCGTGCTATATTGCTAGCCGGCCAGCCAGGCACCGGCAAAACTGCTATTGCCATGGCGATGGCTCAAGCCTTCGGCATGGACACTCCCTTTACTTCTATGGCAGGCTCTGAGATTTATTCCTTGGAAATGAGCAAAACCGAAGCTCTGACGCAAGCTATTAGAAAATCTATCGGGGTCCGGATCAAGGAGGAAACGGAGATCATAGAAGGAGAAGTGGTTGAGATCCAGGTGGACAGACCTGCTACCGGAGTCGGCGCCAAAGTCGGTAAATTAACACTGAAAACGACAGAGATGGAGACAATCTACGACCTGGGGAATAAAATGATCGATAGCTTGATGAAGGAGAAAGTTGGTAGTCCGATGAGCAATCACGCTTGCTTCTACCGTTcgtattcgaatctaaatcgtttctCGATTCAAGGTGCAAGCTGGCGATGTGATCACGATCGACAAAGCAACGGGGAAGATCAACAGGCTGGGTAGATCGTTCACGAGAGCCCGGGATTACGACGCGACCGGCTCGCAAACCCGATTCGTTCAATGTCCCGAGGGCGAACTACAGAAACGCAAAGAGGTGGTGCACACGGTCTCGTTGCACGAGGTCGATGTGATAAATAGCAGAACGCACGGGTTCTTGGCATTGTTTTCCGGAGACACCGGAGAGATCAAGTCGGAGGTGCGCGATCAAATCAACGGCAAGGTCGTCGAATGGCGGGAGGAGGGAAAAGCGGAAATCGTCCCGGGTGTTCTCTTCATCGACGAAGTCCACATGCTGGACATCGAGTGCTTTTCGTTCCTGAACAGAGCGCTCGAGAACGAAATGGCTCCAGTGGTCATCATGGCCACAAACAGAGGTATATAATTCACTTCCTGTGTTAGGGGATAGCAACGACCTATCTCTGGATTTTCTAGGCATCACAAGGATCAGAGGAACAGACTACAAAAGCCCCCACGGTATTCCCATCGATCTCCTGGACCGCATGATCATCGTCCCAACAAGTCCCTACCAGGAGAAAGAGCTGAAGGAGATCTTGAAGATCAGGTGCGAGGAGGAGGACTGCGAGATGGCCGACGATGCCTTGACGGTGTTGACGAGGATCGCGCTGGAAACGTCGCTCAGATACGCGATTCAATTGATAACCACAGCTTCCATCGTTAGCCGACGAAGGAAGAGCAGCGAGGTAAATAGAAAATTCCGTAATCGAAATTTTCCACGCTGTCGCGGAGAGACGTACGCGGAATTCTAATCGAGAGTTTGCTCGCTAGGTGAACATCGAGGACGTGAAGCGCGTTTACTCGTTGTTCCTCGACGAAAATAGATCTGAACAGTTTCTCAAAGAATACCAAGACGACTTCCTGTTTAACGAAATATGTAAGTAGACTTGCGAACGCGCCAGAAATCTACACGTTCTGATCTTCGATGCATTTGTTGTTCCAGCGGAGGAGGCCATGGAGATAGCTTAACGATAGATAGGTAATAAATTTGATTCCTGATACACAAACGTTCTCAATAAACATTCGAAACTTTTGGTTAATCTACTTTATCTACTTTATCCAGGTTCATGCGAATTTCAGTTACTGCGACTTCGAGAACGATGCTATATATTTCGAATTAAATACAATGAAAACTTAACAGAATCTCGTCCGCATCCCGACGACTACGGCTTGCTAATTTACGATCTACAAACGCTTATCGATTAGTCGTGCTCGCGCGATTAGTCGGCATTGATCGGATAACAGAGAGATATAATATGTAAATCAGTTTTTGGTGTAAAAAGTTGCCGGTAACAAACGCGACTTTCATATCAAAAATTCAACTTACGACTTACGAAATGCTCTCCctacattctctctctctctctcactctcactctcgtGCATCACACGGCGAAACGTTCATTAATTCACAGCTCGTCGACGACGGATCCTCGGCTCGCTGATGGAAGAGCTATTCGTccttttgattcgcgcgcgttTCGTCCTCGACGATCTTACGTTTTCTTCTCCTGGCCCTTTTTATCTGGAAATTAGAAAGTGATTGGGTTCAGAAAAGCGATCGATCGCTCGGCCGGATTCGTTCGCTTACTCGTGATCAGTTTCACGGCACCCTCCGGCTTGAACGAGGATTGGGTCTTCTTGTCCTTCGAGAGTACTCCGAGATTGTACACGACCTTGTAAACGGGAAGAGGTATCACCGTGGACGAAACTGGCACCATCACTGGAACACCGAACATTCGCTCGAATTAAAGGGATCCGCCAACGTTCTTCCgcgagattattattattattcacggTGAACACGTTCGCCTGAACACACAAGAGATCCGTATTCGTTCCGGCAGCGACGCGTTAAACAAATAAAAGCCCCCGAGAGCGGAGAGGAACGGCGCCGCGGTTTCTCCGGCAGACGATGATCCTCGAAGCCGGCTTACGCTCGGGCAAATtcaagcatcgtaaaacaatggACCGTGCACGATGCTCTCCGGCGGACACATGCGCAGAATCACGGTCGTAGTCGCAGTCGGGTCACAGTCTCGCTCCGGTGAACAGGGAGGGTGGATAACGTACGATTCGAAACGAAACGATATCCGCGGTCCATCGAACGTTCACCCGCGCGGCGGAATTAACGGGAAATATTTGCTGATCGCTCTTAATCGAATATCGATTCGTTAAACAGACGGCGTCGACGTCCGCTGGTTGTTTAATTATTGGCTGTCGCGGCCCGTTGCCAGTCGGATGAAAATCGGGTCGCGTACCAGTGGCTCTTCCACCCCTGTTATTTCGAACATCCCGATGTCCCGATGCCACGGTTCGATCGACGAGATTCCACGGATAACGATACGCCGCCGACCGCGACCGCCGCTTTGTAACACGCTGATCCATCGCGAATGCAACAACGATCCCTGAATAAAAGAGGGGGTGGCGGAACGACGTTCGGTCGTTCGTTTCATTCTTTCGAATCGCGTATAGGATCTGTGCAGCGCGTCGGCTCGAGGGTCGATATCGTCGCGCTCGTCAATGAAAGCGTTTCAAAACTTatcaatgtacagtaatgtctcccttactgacgctcaggttgtgtacggaaatggacaatttgggaagaggagatacgatcatccgagccttgcggctcgtttttataactgttgacaatttataactataaagacgagccaaaaggctcgaatagtTGTATCTCCTCTTGCTGAATTGGACATTTCTcagcacaacctgagcgtcagtaagggagacattactgtgtatcTATCCTTGGACAGGAATTCCAAATCTCGCGCGCTTCCGGCCGAAAGCGTTCGATCGCACCGTGCACGTCGACTCGAGAAATATTTCCGTCGAATCGAGTGCAATTATGAAACACGGCGATAAACGCGATCGCGTTTGCTTCGTCGCGACCTTCTCCTAATTGATATTTAATTGGGCTCCGAGTACCAACATCGGCGTCTTTGTCCGACCGGCAGAACTTgttcgacgtcgtcgtcgtcggggaAACGCTCTTTTCCGTGTTTCAAAAGGCATCGCGGACGCGGTTTCCGCGCGACGGGGGAACCGCAACGGAAACAGCACGCGACTCGTCGTTTCACGCGCAGATGCGGTAATCGGAAGCAGCGGATTTCGACGCTTCGATCGGCACGTGGTTGCGTAATGTTGCGTCGCGAAACAAAAGCGACACGGAGATCGGGGGATTAAATACGCGAAGGAATTAAACGCGGCGAGGAATtgtccgcggcgcggcgttcggGCAGAAAATCGAAAGGTCGAGGCGCGTGCTTGCACGGCGAGCGTGCACGTTTCCGAGGCGAGCTGACATTCCGTCAACTGGAATGTCACTTCGTACAGCATCGAGAGTTGGTATTTACTCGGATTAATTATCATACCGAGCCGGCAAATCGGG
This genomic stretch from Megalopta genalis isolate 19385.01 chromosome 5, iyMegGena1_principal, whole genome shotgun sequence harbors:
- the GlyS gene encoding glycogen [starch] synthase isoform X1 codes for the protein MSRERASRRFYRVDSTNDLFEFMDRGYTAQHENRWNFEVAWEAANKVGGIYTVIRSKAFVSTEEMGDQYCLIGPYKESSARTEVEEAEFPRNSPLNIAVQVLRDQGFKVVTGTWLVDGNPQIILFDIGSAAWKLDEYKQELWNTCNLGIPHLDIEANDAVILGYLVCQFIAEFRKAAEGYSDVPPRVVVHCHEWQAGVGLIALRTRHVDVATVFTTHATLLGRYLCAGKTDFYNNLDKFSVDEEAGKRQIYHRYCMERAATHLAHVFTTVSEITGFEAEHLLKRKPDIITPNGLNVKKFAALHEFQNLHAVSKEKIHEFVRGHFYGHYDFDLDKTLYFFIAGRYEFGNKGADIFIEALARLNHYLKTSKPDTTVVAFLIFPARTNNFNVESLRGHAVTKALRDTINDIQQKIGKRMYELCLSGRMPDAQDLLQKEDTIKIKRCLYALQRNGLPPITTHNIVDDWNDPVLSSIRRCNLFNTVNDRVKIVFHPEFLSPTNPLFGLDYEEFVRGCHLGVFPSYYEPWGYTPAECTVMGIPSITTNLSGFGCFMEDHIADPMSYGIYIVDRRFIGLENSVQQLAHYMFDFARLSRRQRIIQRNRTERLSDLLDWRNLGIYYRQARIKALTTVYPELASEYAEGGVGRFSYPRPISEPPSPSSSRHTTPAASVHGSDDEDEDEVDDEKELEELRQTGGR
- the GlyS gene encoding glycogen [starch] synthase isoform X2, with protein sequence MSRERASRRFYRVDSTNDLFEFMDRGYTAQHENRWNFEVAWEAANKVGGIYTVIRSKAFVSTEEMGDQYCLIGPYKESSARTEVEEAEFPRNSPLNIAVQVLRDQGFKVVTGTWLVDGNPQIILFDIGSAAWKLDEYKQELWNTCNLGIPHLDIEANDAVILGYLVCQFIAEFRKAAEGYSDVPPRVVVHCHEWQAGVGLIALRTRHVDVATVFTTHATLLGRYLCAGKTDFYNNLDKFSVDEEAGKRQIYHRYCMERAATHLAHVFTTVSEITGFEAEHLLKRKPDIITPNGLNVKKFAALHEFQNLHAVSKEKIHEFVRGHFYGHYDFDLDKTLYFFIAGRYEFGNKGADIFIEALARLNHYLKTSKPDTTVVAFLIFPARTNNFNVESLRGHAVTKALRDTINDIQQKIGKRMYELCLSGRMPDAQDLLQKEDTIKIKRCLYALQRNGLPPITTHNIVDDWNDPVLSSIRRCNLFNTVNDRVKIVFHPEFLSPTNPLFGLDYEEFVRGCHLGVFPSYYEPWGYTPAECTVMGIPSITTNLSGFGCFMEDHIADPMSYGIYIVDRRFIGLENSVQQLAHYMFDFARLSRRQRIIQRNRTERLSDLLDWRNLGIYYRQARIKALTTVYPELASEYAEGGVGRFSYPRPISEPPSPSSSRHTTPAASVHGSDDEDEDEVDDEKEVRNQRLR
- the rept gene encoding ruvB-like helicase 2 rept; translation: MAAVAAAKVHEVREITKIERIGAHSHIRGLGLDDSLEPRHVSQGMVGQLMARRAAGVVLEMIKDGKIAGRAILLAGQPGTGKTAIAMAMAQAFGMDTPFTSMAGSEIYSLEMSKTEALTQAIRKSIGVRIKEETEIIEGEVVEIQVDRPATGVGAKVGKLTLKTTEMETIYDLGNKMIDSLMKEKVQAGDVITIDKATGKINRLGRSFTRARDYDATGSQTRFVQCPEGELQKRKEVVHTVSLHEVDVINSRTHGFLALFSGDTGEIKSEVRDQINGKVVEWREEGKAEIVPGVLFIDEVHMLDIECFSFLNRALENEMAPVVIMATNRGITRIRGTDYKSPHGIPIDLLDRMIIVPTSPYQEKELKEILKIRCEEEDCEMADDALTVLTRIALETSLRYAIQLITTASIVSRRRKSSEVNIEDVKRVYSLFLDENRSEQFLKEYQDDFLFNEISEEAMEIA
- the LOC117227378 gene encoding uncharacterized protein LOC117227378; this translates as MKTTMSRFKSILLLLFLAIVAIAHAKPTIYKRNQDNVFEPVMVPVSSTVIPLPVYKVVYNLGVLSKDKKTQSSFKPEGAVKLITNKKGQEKKT